A genome region from Sphingorhabdus sp. SMR4y includes the following:
- a CDS encoding SDR family NAD(P)-dependent oxidoreductase, giving the protein MEQRRAAMVSGAGIGIGAATAKALAADGFHVFVTDILTEEGNACVEEIKATGGEAQFVPLDVTDSAACDKLVQRIESEFGHISALVANAGIAPRAAYPILSDDKWDAVQDVNLKGQFRLLRAVAPAMEAAGDGAIVCIASIAGVTVGWDDHWHYCAAKGGISGMVRGAAVALAKSGVRVNGIAPGFVRTAQILSAENSLGAEGLAEAEKTVPLSGRSGEPEEIANVAAFLVSEKASYITGQTLVVDGGLTVSM; this is encoded by the coding sequence CGGCTACGGCCAAGGCGCTCGCGGCTGACGGCTTTCACGTTTTTGTAACGGATATTCTCACAGAAGAGGGCAACGCCTGCGTCGAGGAAATCAAGGCCACCGGTGGCGAGGCGCAATTTGTTCCACTCGATGTCACCGACAGCGCTGCCTGCGACAAGCTGGTGCAAAGAATCGAGTCGGAATTCGGTCATATATCCGCATTGGTGGCCAATGCCGGCATTGCGCCACGCGCGGCCTATCCAATCCTCAGCGATGACAAATGGGACGCCGTGCAGGATGTGAATCTCAAGGGACAGTTCCGTCTGCTGCGTGCGGTGGCTCCCGCCATGGAAGCAGCCGGAGACGGGGCGATTGTTTGTATCGCTTCGATTGCTGGCGTGACCGTTGGATGGGATGATCACTGGCATTATTGCGCGGCCAAGGGCGGGATATCCGGAATGGTTCGCGGTGCTGCGGTGGCACTCGCAAAATCCGGGGTGCGGGTGAACGGCATTGCGCCGGGTTTCGTCCGGACAGCGCAAATTCTTTCAGCTGAAAATTCACTGGGAGCGGAGGGGCTTGCCGAAGCCGAAAAGACCGTGCCGCTTAGCGGGCGTTCGGGCGAGCCGGAAGAAATAGCAAATGTTGCGGCGTTTCTGGTTTCCGAAAAAGCGAGTTACATCACGGGCCAGACACTGGTTGTGGATGGCGGTCTGACCGTTTCGATGTAA
- a CDS encoding glycosyltransferase family 4 protein, with protein sequence MKSILVVGARGIPDVEGGAEKNAERLFPLLASRGWKICIAGTKPHIRSDNYQGVSLWRAPSPAIPALDRLLYSIATLCRAIRTRPDIVHFTGLKAAVLLWAYKLIGCKIVVCYGANCHANPSAVLAKWTMGWLRYQLRWADVIIAVTPALATKLHGAGKRKNVQVIGNALDRPEHYPEGLPAPVSGDYILFVGQISRKKNIHSLIAAFRIFAKNHPQMQLVIVGDWGKKSDRKQIEDLRDDRILLLGSLPRSELAPLYRGARFFVNPSIREGHSNTLLEAISLGCPLLLSDLPENRDLRLNAKHYFSPGNTRSLVSALHRAHANPGGFRVNADRFPQWEEIADRTIGVYRDILTDGQAQRTSPAQTSRI encoded by the coding sequence GTGAAATCTATATTGGTCGTCGGCGCTCGCGGCATCCCGGATGTTGAGGGCGGCGCAGAGAAAAATGCAGAACGGCTATTCCCTCTGCTTGCCAGCCGGGGCTGGAAGATATGTATTGCCGGGACAAAGCCGCATATCCGAAGCGACAATTACCAGGGCGTATCCCTGTGGCGCGCTCCGTCGCCCGCGATCCCCGCATTGGACCGGCTCCTCTATTCGATTGCTACGCTGTGCAGAGCGATCCGGACCCGACCGGATATTGTCCATTTCACCGGACTGAAAGCCGCCGTTCTGCTCTGGGCCTACAAATTGATCGGCTGCAAGATTGTCGTCTGCTACGGTGCCAATTGCCACGCAAACCCTTCAGCTGTTCTAGCGAAATGGACTATGGGCTGGCTGCGCTATCAGCTTCGCTGGGCCGATGTCATCATCGCCGTCACCCCGGCATTGGCCACAAAACTCCACGGCGCCGGCAAACGAAAAAATGTCCAGGTGATCGGCAACGCCCTCGACCGGCCCGAACATTATCCCGAAGGCCTGCCCGCGCCGGTCAGCGGGGATTACATATTGTTCGTTGGCCAGATATCGCGGAAAAAGAATATCCACAGCCTGATTGCCGCCTTTCGCATCTTCGCCAAGAACCATCCGCAAATGCAGCTGGTAATCGTCGGGGACTGGGGCAAGAAAAGCGACCGCAAACAGATAGAGGATCTGCGCGATGACAGGATCCTGTTGCTCGGCAGCCTGCCGCGGTCAGAACTGGCACCGCTCTACCGCGGTGCGCGCTTCTTCGTTAACCCGTCGATTCGGGAAGGCCATTCCAATACCTTGCTCGAGGCGATCAGCCTCGGCTGTCCGCTGCTGTTGAGCGATCTGCCGGAAAACCGCGACCTCAGGCTCAACGCCAAACATTATTTCAGTCCCGGCAATACCCGCAGCCTGGTCAGTGCTCTCCACCGTGCCCATGCCAATCCCGGCGGATTTCGCGTGAACGCCGACCGGTTTCCGCAATGGGAAGAAATTGCGGACCGCACGATCGGCGTCTATCGGGACATATTGACCGACGGGCAAGCGCAGCGCACTTCGCCCGCGCAGACATCCCGGATATAG
- a CDS encoding NTP transferase domain-containing protein has protein sequence MPVNVILLAAQRPGITDPLAIAHNVSHKCIIPIGGKPLIAHVLETLVHHPAVADIGISIEPEAFSALAPIIETFGDNGKQIRCIPSKPSITDSVIAAMEDMGNTPTMITTADNALLTAVAIQKMADALSSDTDVAVALTTKPAVLSTHPEGQNRFYTFSDNHYSNCNLYGLSGTHAFAAAEIFRGGGQFAKKMGRIVESFGVLNLLLLRSGMVSLDAAMRRISKRIGLRITAVVLDEGRNAIDVDNERTYQVVAHVLEQDAKAAH, from the coding sequence ATGCCCGTTAATGTTATCCTGCTCGCCGCGCAGCGCCCCGGAATTACCGACCCGCTGGCCATCGCCCACAATGTCTCGCACAAGTGTATTATCCCCATTGGCGGGAAACCGCTGATCGCGCACGTTCTGGAAACATTGGTGCATCATCCGGCTGTTGCGGACATCGGCATATCAATCGAACCGGAGGCCTTTTCCGCCCTGGCACCGATCATTGAAACCTTTGGCGATAACGGAAAGCAGATACGCTGTATTCCGTCAAAGCCGAGCATCACCGACAGTGTCATTGCTGCGATGGAGGACATGGGTAACACACCCACCATGATCACCACGGCGGACAATGCGCTGCTCACCGCTGTCGCCATCCAGAAAATGGCCGATGCCCTATCGTCCGATACCGACGTTGCTGTGGCCCTGACCACCAAACCGGCCGTGTTATCCACGCATCCGGAAGGGCAAAACCGTTTCTATACTTTTTCGGACAATCATTATTCCAACTGCAATCTCTATGGCCTGTCCGGAACCCATGCTTTCGCGGCGGCTGAAATTTTCAGGGGCGGCGGACAATTTGCCAAGAAAATGGGCCGGATAGTCGAAAGCTTCGGGGTGCTGAACCTGCTGCTGCTGCGTTCCGGCATGGTCAGCCTGGATGCCGCTATGCGCCGGATTTCCAAGCGCATTGGTCTTCGCATAACGGCCGTCGTGCTGGACGAAGGACGCAATGCAATTGATGTGGATAATGAGCGGACCTATCAGGTTGTTGCCCATGTACTGGAGCAGGACGCCAAAGCCGCCCATTGA
- a CDS encoding site-specific DNA-methyltransferase, translating to MYINESLADDSADRRLEVNYTRIEKLIPDPRNARTHSKKQVTQIAESIRAFGFTNPILADPMGNIIAGHGRLRAARELNLAEVPVIVLAGLSEPQKKALRLADNKIALNAGWDMEILKLELTDLSLPEVDIDLGLTGFSPGEIDVALADSEDPDDEVIPAVPENPRVNSGDIWQLGEHRVACGDGRDAGFLQNVVGDGALIDCAFLDPPYNVKINGHANAKGRHREFAMASGEMKEAEFRMFLAETLGACAKVSRSGAVHFICMDWRHMDDVTASVDDIYGDLLNICVWNKSNAGMGSLYRSKHEMVFVYRVGDEPHINNVELGKHGRNRTNVWDYPSVNSMRGSRREDLALHPTVKPVAMVADAYCDVTRQNELVLDIFLGSGTSLVAAERVGRAFRGLDIDPAYVDLAMQRWSDLTGKEPQLVFRDGEELAA from the coding sequence ATGTACATAAACGAATCGCTCGCAGACGATTCTGCCGATCGCCGCCTTGAGGTAAACTATACCCGGATCGAAAAGCTGATCCCGGATCCGCGCAATGCGCGAACCCATTCAAAAAAGCAGGTCACTCAGATCGCAGAGTCCATCCGGGCATTCGGGTTCACCAATCCCATACTTGCTGATCCGATGGGCAATATTATTGCAGGGCATGGCCGGCTTCGGGCCGCCAGAGAACTGAACCTTGCCGAGGTTCCGGTGATCGTGCTTGCGGGCCTCAGCGAACCCCAGAAGAAGGCATTGCGCCTTGCGGATAACAAGATAGCGCTCAATGCAGGCTGGGACATGGAAATACTCAAGCTGGAGCTGACCGATCTTTCGCTGCCAGAAGTAGACATTGATCTGGGCCTGACGGGCTTCAGTCCTGGCGAGATCGACGTAGCACTTGCTGATAGTGAGGACCCGGACGATGAAGTGATCCCTGCCGTCCCTGAAAATCCGCGTGTGAATTCTGGTGACATATGGCAGCTCGGCGAGCACCGGGTCGCCTGCGGCGATGGGCGTGATGCTGGTTTCTTGCAGAATGTAGTTGGTGATGGCGCCTTGATCGACTGCGCTTTCCTTGATCCGCCTTACAACGTGAAGATCAACGGCCACGCCAATGCCAAGGGCCGTCACCGCGAGTTCGCGATGGCATCTGGTGAAATGAAGGAAGCCGAGTTCAGGATGTTCCTTGCTGAAACGTTGGGTGCTTGCGCTAAAGTATCACGCAGCGGAGCGGTTCATTTTATATGCATGGACTGGCGTCACATGGATGATGTGACCGCTTCGGTCGATGATATATACGGCGACCTGCTCAACATTTGTGTCTGGAACAAGAGCAATGCCGGGATGGGCTCTCTCTACAGGTCGAAGCACGAGATGGTTTTTGTCTACCGTGTCGGTGATGAACCGCACATCAACAATGTTGAACTTGGTAAGCATGGTCGCAACCGGACCAATGTGTGGGATTATCCCAGCGTCAACTCCATGCGCGGTTCCCGGCGTGAGGATCTGGCGCTACACCCCACGGTCAAGCCAGTGGCGATGGTGGCGGACGCTTACTGCGATGTCACAAGGCAGAACGAGCTTGTGCTGGATATTTTTCTCGGCTCGGGCACAAGTCTTGTTGCCGCCGAGCGAGTGGGGCGCGCCTTCCGGGGGCTCGATATTGATCCAGCCTATGTTGATCTTGCAATGCAGCGTTGGAGCGACCTTACGGGCAAGGAGCCGCAACTGGTGTTTCGCGATGGCGAGGAACTGGCGGCATGA
- a CDS encoding DUF5681 domain-containing protein yields the protein MSSTRFQPGQSGNPKGRPRKHRRPNVSAFEIILDKTVRRQNIWH from the coding sequence ATGAGCAGTACGCGCTTTCAGCCTGGTCAATCCGGCAATCCGAAAGGGCGGCCTCGCAAGCATCGCCGGCCCAATGTGTCGGCGTTCGAGATCATTCTCGACAAAACTGTCCGTCGTCAGAACATTTGGCACTGA